A genomic region of Colletotrichum destructivum chromosome 1, complete sequence contains the following coding sequences:
- a CDS encoding Putative actinin-type actin-binding domain, calponin domain, EF-hand domain, EF-hand domain pair, producing MASTAERHQGARPLSGSSLPSNEGCNEEFPEFCLHDHSAGSHTTTSSPASTTPTTPTTAEHSSPCAEKTSPVSRDRTSSGASSTTTTAYSPSPRTRRDKKELQAQRLQRSGSINLALGRKDGAPKKNRFRSATGSSPADALAALEPPHDQGLTRMAFAEQQKWITVQQKTFTKWMNTKLEARQLAVKDLVADLSDGVLLIHLLECLSNDTLGRYASKPKLRVQRFENANTALDFIKARGIQMTNIGAEDVVDGNRKIILGLIWTLILRFTISDINEEGMTAKEGLLLWCQRKTACYDEVEVRDFSGSWNDGLAFCALLDIHRPDLIDYDALDKSDHRGNMQMAFDIAHKEIGIPKLLDVEDVCDVAKPDERSLMTYIAYWFHAFSQMEKVENAGRRVEKFVNNMAGAWEMQSAYERRMRELLRQIKEQIEKWQRATFQGTYADAKAQANEFAAFKRGRKREWVAEKSELATLLGNIKTKLGTYRLRPYDPPPELSLETMEREWSGLSKTEMTRAQLINETIRDIKNALRKSFADKANDFAMALNTMQLAISGLDGDVEDQLHHVRKLSDNLPPLDKYLETIAAVDAKCQEANIEENDFTTYTYDELVYEHGLVKSSVQKKLAFLDNQMVARNMTNLTPIQLEEFESVFRHFDRDDTNSLQELEFSAALASLGLVFSEDEMHDYFMDTSKGRDHVTFEQFIRFMVDVTEDQNTAEQVFQSFREVADGKPYVTEMDLRHSLVPDEVIDKLIEIIPPHNGPDTAEDRGMPQYDYIAFMDKLISDEKEAGTAVPSGVLQERTNRASMLPPKDPKLNGNH from the exons ATGGCGTCCACCGCCGAGCGCCATCAGGGGGCGCGTCCGCTGTCAGGCTCCAGTCTGCCCAGCAACGAAGGGTGCAACGAGGAATTCCCCGAGTTTTGTTTACACGACCACTCAGCCGGCAGCCACACGACTACATCTTCACCCGCCTCCACGACCCCTACCACCCCGACCACCGCCGAGCACTCCTCACCCTGCGCAGAGAAAACATCCCCCGTATCGCGCGACCGCACAAGCAGCGGAGCCAGCAGCACCACAACAACCGCTTACTCACCGAGCCCGAGAACCCGACGAGACAAAAAGGAGTTGCAGGCCCAACGGCTGCAGAGGTCGGGAAGCATCAATCTTGCGCTAGGACGGAAGGACGGCGCCCCGAAGAAGAATCGATTCCGCTCTGCCACAGGAtcctcgcccgccgacgcTCTTGCCGCCCTTGAGCCGCCGCATGATCAGGGcttgacgaggatggcgttTGCTGAACAGCAGAAATGGATCACGGTCCAGCAGAAGACCTTCACCAAATG GATGAACACCAAATTGGAGGCTCGCCAGCTTGCGGTGAAAGACCTTGTAGCTGATCTCAGCGACGGT GTCCTCCTCATCCACCTCTTGGAATGCCTATCAAACGATACCCTCGGGCGCTACGCTTCGAAGCCCAAGCTGCGTGTGCAGCGGTTCGAGAATGCCAACACGGCGCTCGACTTCATCAAGGCCCGCGGCATCCAGATGACCAacatcggcgccgaggatgtcgtcgacggcaaccGGAAGATCATCCTCGGGCTGATCTGGACGCTCATTCTCCGCTTCACCATCAGTGACATCAACGAGGAGGGCATGACCGCCAAGGAGGGACTGCTGCTGTGGTGTCAGAGAAAGACGGCCTGCtacgacgaggtcgaggtccgcGACTTCAGCGGCAGCTGGAACGACGGACTCGCCTTCTGCGCCCTGCTGGACATCCACAGGCCGGACCTCATCGACTACGATGCCTTGGACAAGTCGGACCACCGCGGCAACATGCAGATGGCCTTTGACATCGCGCACAAGGAGATTGGCATCCCCAAGCTGctggacgtcgaggacgtgTGCGACGTGGCCAAGCCGGATGAGAGGTCGCTGATGACGTACATCGCCTACTGGTTTCACGCATTCTCCCAGATGGAAAAGGTCGAGAACGCAGGACGCCGGGTGGAGAAGTTCGTGAACAACATGGCCGGTGCCTGGGAGATGCAGAGTGCGTACGAAAGGCGGATGAGGGAGTTGCTGAGGCAGATCAAGGAGCAGATTGAAAAGTGGCAGCGAGCGACGTTTCAGGGCACCTATGCCGACGCCAAAGCGCAGGCAAACGAGTTCGCCGCTTTCAAGcgcgggaggaagagggaatGGGTTGCCGAAAAGAGCGAGCTTGCGACCCTGCTAGGTAACATCAAGACGAAATTGGGCACATACCGGCTGCGGCCGTATGACCCTCCGCCAGAGCTGTCTCTcgagacgatggagaggGAGTGGTCCGGCCTGTCAAAGACGGAGATGACGCGAGCGCAGTTGATCAACGAGACCATCAGGGA TATCAAGAACGCGCTGCGCAAGTCcttcgccgacaaggccaacgACTTCGCCATGGCACTGAACACCATGCAGCTGGCAATCTCGGGCTTagatggcgatgtcgaggaccAGCTCCATCACGTCCGCAAGCTCAGCGACAACCTACCGCCGCTCGACAAGTACCTCGAGACCATTGCCGCCGTGGACGCAAAGTGCCAGGAGGCCAACATTGAGGAAAACGACTTCACGACGTACACGTACGACGAACTCGTTTACGAGCACGGCCTCGTCAAGTCGTCGGTGCAGAAGAagctcgccttcctcgacaaCCAGATGGTCGCGCGCAACATGACCAACCTCACGCCGATCCAGCTCGAGGAGTTCGAGTCCGTCTTCCGCCACTTCGACCGCGATGACACCAACTCGCTCCAGGAGCTCGAGTTcagcgccgccttggcctcgctgggcctcgtcttctccgaggacgagatgCACGACTACTTCATGGACACGTCCAAGGGCCGCGACCACGTCACCTTTGAGCAGTTCATCCGCTTCATGGTCGACGTTACCGAGGACCAGAACACCGCCGAGCAGGTCTTCCAGTCCTTCCgcgaggtcgccgacggcaagcccTACGTCACCGAGATGGACCTCCGCCACTCTCTCGTCCCCGACGAGGTCATTGACAAGCTCATCGAGATCATCCCTCCGCACAATGGCCCGGACACGGCCGAGGACCGCGGCATGCCGCAGTATGACTACATCGCCTTCATGGACAAACTTATCagcgacgagaaggaggccggcaccgccgtACCCAGCGGAGTCTTGCAGGAGCGCACCAACCGCGCCAGCATGCTACCGCCCAAGGATCCCAAGCTGAATGGTAATCATTGA
- a CDS encoding Putative vacuolar protein sorting-associated protein: protein MSSTGPSRSPAARPSTIRAPSFTRQSEDSDPLRVPKRAQTFHNGTTTDPLAAAPAAPGKPTLANEPEAPDAFETAGRPSTDNDDGFDGRGSVDLGELPIELVSLTDSFVESLTTKTYPTPLTLDKVSELFQDFYQVASTHVNTHVSSLISRHNRDASPAPSASSKVSTASRLRAKAASLGNKDKPKVLPKPEPEQQMITAEELANKKKARKAIEAKRGIIEEAVERRLCEGIYHKIYRHKSTQDEAQDSKLRSKTAALALVGIGPADLGIDLGEDASQTPEAAAEKAEEIRKSLEQARKDLILMNEKRYPLGKVHHLKAAHKSIVETLAQFHPSASADEIMPMLIFTLITLPPEHLNVISDLHFIQHFRWEPKLTGEAAYCLTNLEAAISFLETVDLSTLRADELPQGPARDPSQPGTPRADTFPPAFPPGLTVTADSTVETDPDNATSTRPLPSSSASSGLRAAVQARNRRLSELVNTPAQAIGAASDAVLNTADQHLKTISTSLGDSYKFLVGKLRETQGTPTESGQGLVVPKTLDDARKLMSTPPPDEEGSVSGASSVHGTEEAESTRRPPVREDKVLNLIGGRKPSRDHSADSSRSVNSSKKVLFAKEGEKDLATPSVAPVTNPLDSVRNFGNSFSRFSGMNMIRGLSRTASTPIPAKEAPKDVPREGASKDVAAKVADGGDLASAFPDIAAALPPKQTPKVNPPNKRFMELQNPGDLKLGEVLDLLRDYRRLANALKDMGAFDGPK from the exons ATGTCCTCCACCGGCCCCTCCAGATCCCCGGCTGCTCGCCCGAGCACAATACGGGCGCCGTCGTTTACTCGGCAGAGCGAAGACAGCGATCCTCTCCGCGTACCGAAGCGAGCTCAAACATTCCACAACGGGACGACAACCGATCCTttggccgccgcgccggccgccccTGGGAAGCCGACCCTAGCGAATGAGCCCGAGGCTCCAGACGCATTCGAGACCGCCGGTAGGCCCTCGACAGATAACGATGATGGGTTCGATGGCAGAGGCTCCgtggacctcggcgagctcccGATCGAGCTGGTGAGCCTGACGGATAG CTTCGTCGAATCTTTGACCACCAAAACCTATCCGACGCCGTTGACCTTGGACAAGGTTTCCGAGCTTTTCCAAGACTTTTACCAGGTCGCATCCACTCACGTCAACACGCACGTCTCGAGCCTGATCTCCCGGCACAATCGGGATGCGTCCCCTGCGCCGTCCGCGTCATCCAAGGTCTCCACAGCTAGCAGGCTCCGGGCCAAGGCGGCTTCTCTCGGGAACAAGGATAAACCCAAAGTCCTCCCCAAGCCCGAGCCGGAGCAGCAGATGATCACCGCGGAGGAGCTggccaacaagaagaaggcgcgCAAGGCCATTGAGGCGAAGCGGGGAATCAttgaggaggccgtcgagagaCGGCTATGCGAGGGCATCTACCACAAGATCTACCGCCACAAGAGCACGCAGGATGAAGCGCAGGACTCCAAGCTACGGTCCAAGACTGCGGCCCTCGCATTGGTTGGGATCGGCCCGGCCGACCTTGGtatcgacctcggcgaggatgcATCGCAGAccccggaggcggcggccgaaaAAGCGGAGGAGATCAGGAAGTCGCTCGAGCAAGCAAGGAAAGACCTGATTCTCATGAACGAGAAGCGCTATCCGCTCGGCAAGGTGCACCACCTGAAGGCGGCCCACAAGAGCATCGTCGAGACTCTGGCGCAGTTTCACCCCTCGGCATCTGCGGATGAGATCATGCCCATGCTCATCTTTACCCTCATCACGCTGCCGCCCGAGCATCTCAACGTCATCAGCGACCTGCACTTCATTCAGCACTTTAGATGGGAGCCGAAACTGACGGGCGAGGCTGCGTACTGCCTAACAAACCTCGAGGCGGCCATCAGCTTCTTGGAGACGGTGGATCTTTCTACGCTACGAGCCGACGAGCTGCCCCAGGGCCCCGCCAGGGACCCGAGCCAACCGGGCACGCCTCGGGCTGACACCTTTCCTCCGGCCTTCCCGCCCGGgttgacggtgacggcggaTTCCACGGTGGAGACCGACCCGGACAATGCCACCTCCACGAGGCCTctgccgtcgtcttcggcatcgtctGGGCTCCGTGCTGCAGTTCAGGCTCGGAATAGAAGACTGAGCGAGCTGGTCAACACGCCTGCCCAGGCCATTGGCGCCGCCAGCGACGCCGTGCTCAACACGGCCGACCAGCATCTGAAGACCATCTCGACGAGCTTGGGCGACAGTTACAAGTTTTTGGTCGGCAAGTTGCGCGAGACCCAGGGCACACCGACTGAATCGGGCCAGGGCCTTGTCGTACCCAAgacgctcgacgacgccagGAAGCTGATgagcacgccgccgcccgacgaagaaggatccGTTAGCGGAGCCAGCTCTGTCCACGGCACGGAGGAGGCCGAGTCTacccgccgcccacccgTCCGCGAAGACAAGGTCTTGAACCTCATCGGCGGACGAAAGCCGAGCAGGGACCACAGCGCAGACAGCTCCCGGAGCGTGAACAGCTCCAAGAAGGTGCTCTTTGcgaaggaaggggagaaggaCCTGGCGACGCCGTCTGTTGCGCCCGTCACTAACCCTCTCGACTCTGTGCGGAACTTTGGGAACTCGTTCTCCAGGTTCTCTGGAATGAACATGATTCGCGGTCTGAGCCGGACCGCATCCACGCCGATTCCTGCCAAGGAGGCGCCGAAGGATGTTCCGCGGGAGGGAGCATCAAAGGATGTCGCAGCCAAggtggccgacggcggtgatCTGGCAAGT GCTTTCCCCGACATCGCCGCTGCTCTGCCACCCAAGCAGACACCCAAGGTCAACCCGCCAAACAAGCGGTTCATGGAGTTGCAGAACCCCGGCGACCTTAAGTTGGGCGAGGTTCTGGACCTTTTGCGCGACTACAGGCGGCTGGCCAACGCACTAAAGGACATGGGGGCGTTTGATGGGCCCAAGTGA
- a CDS encoding Putative fungal lipase-like domain, alpha/Beta hydrolase, translating to MKLKLGRRGDCTSAGRVTAHLLLSFLAISPTLASVGETANNEEAALRPGPLLPPSTQQPASAEHLFTLRHVFHHGTYRHPQLHRRKDVRHSDGVDSQVWLAEEDGFNREKVLPLAVQSAPLKIERMVDRRPSVVDPMVTEARQRGYVNIMSPSDWTLDEVPGPNITDRATVISLAIMAANAYIEEEGQADWEEVGGPYNRSADFGWETDGLRGHIWADSTNSTVVIGLKGTSTAIFDGEGTTTNDKVNDNLFFSCCCAQQGQWSWHQVCDCATSTYSCNNTCVVQALQDEHRYYTAAKELYSNVTELFPDANIWLSGHSLGGAVSSLLGLTYGLPTVTFEAVPEALAAGRLGLPVPPGADQVVHQARQNTGAYHFGHTADPIYIGTCNGATATCSFAGYAMESACHTGLRCVYDVVADKGWRVGIGTHKIRSVIHDVIMKYDNVPECKGSPECRDCANWKMYESNGTDTTTTSRSSTTSKTRTRTATCQTPGWWGCLDETTTPITATTTTTTSTTSTCKTPGWFGCKDKTTTTTTTTTTTTTTSSTTTSATTTTCLTPGWFGCKDKITSTSSTSLLPGSTPSHGITAAPTATPTSAPTKAPPSDPHCRRRSWFGWCKKWSQGSESSSEEL from the coding sequence ATGAAACTGAAACTGGGGAGACGAGGGGACTGCACCTCTGCGGGCAGAGTTACGGCACACCTCCTCTTATCGTTTCTCGCAATATCGCCGACACTAGCTTCCGTTGGGGAGACAGCAAacaacgaagaggcggccCTCCGCCCCGGACCACTCCTGCCGCCCAGCACCCAACAACCTGCCTCGGCCGAACACCTCTTTACACTGCGGCACGTCTTCCACCACGGCACGTATCGGCATCCCCAGCTGCACAGGAGGAAGGATGTTCGCCACtcggacggcgtcgacagcCAGGtctggctggccgaggaggacggctTCAACAGGGAGAAGGTGCTGCCCCTCGCCGTCCAGAGTGCGCCGCTGAAGATCGAGCGCATGGTCGAccgtcgtccgtccgtcGTCGATCCGATGGTCACCGAGGCTCGACAGCGCGGCTATGTTAACATCATGTCGCCGTCCGACTGGACCCTCGATGAGGTTCCCGGACCCAACATCACCGATAGAGCCACCGTCATCAGCCTAGCGATCATGGCTGCGAACGCGTACATTGAAGAGGAGGGCCAGGCCGACTGGGAAGAGGTCGGCGGTCCGTACAACAGAAGCGCCGACTTTGGATGGGAAACCGATGGGCTGCGCGGCCACATCTGGGCAGACTCGACAAACTCCACGGTCGTGATCGGGCTGAAGGGCACCTCGACCGCCATCTTTGACGGAGAAGGGACCACCACGAACGACAAGGTCAACGACAATCTGTTCTTCAGCTGTTGCTGTGCGCAGCAGGGACAATGGAGTTGGCATCAAGTGTGCGACTGCGCCACGTCGACGTACTCGTGCAACAACACGTGCGTTGTGCAAGCACTCCAGGATGAGCACCGATACTAcacggcggcgaaggagctGTACTCGAACGTCACGGAGCTGTTCCCCGACGCGAACATCTGGCTGTCGGGCCACTCGCTCGGCGGCGCTGTCAGCTCCCTCCTGGGCCTGACCTATGGCCTCCCCACCGTCaccttcgaggccgtcccggaggcgctcgccgccggcagacTCGGTCTTCCCGTGCCGCCCGGTGCGGACCAGGTGGTTCATCAGGCCCGCCAGAACACCGGTGCGTACCACTTTGGCCACACGGCGGACCCCATCTACATCGGCACCTGCAACGGGGCCACTGCGACGTGCTCTTTCGCCGGCTACGCTATGGAGTCGGCCTGCCACACCGGACTGAGGTGCGTCTACGACGTCGTGGCCGATAAGGGCTGGCGAGTCGGCATCGGAACTCACAAGATTCGGTCCGTGATCCACGACGTCATCATGAAGTACGACAACGTGCCCGAGTGCAAGGGCTCTCCCGAATGCCGCGATTGTGCGAACTGGAAGATGTATGAGAGCAACGGCACCGACACGACCACAACGTCTCGGTCTTCAacgacctcgaagacgcGTACGCGGACAGCAACCTGCCAGACACCAGGCTGGTGGGGTTGCTTGGATGAGACGACTACTCCAATCACggccacgaccacgaccacgacctcgaccacGTCGACCTGTAAGACACCCGGATGGTTCGGTTGCAAGGACAagactacgacgacgacgacgacgaccaccaccaccacgactACGTCTTCGACAACCACCAGcgcgaccaccaccacctgtCTGACCCCTGGATGGTTTGGATGCAAGGACAAGATCACCTCGACCAGCAGCACGTCTTTACTGCCTGGTTCGACGCCATCTCACGGCATCACTGCCGCTCCCACGGCAACCCCTACATCAGCGCCTACGAAGGCGCCTCCGTCGGACCCTCACTGCCGTAGGAGGTCCTGGTTTGGATGGTGCAAGAAATGGAGCCAGGGCAGcgagagcagcagcgagGAGCTGTGA
- a CDS encoding Putative Vps72/YL1 family protein has translation MAANPIEAKPSSRDESSDSGSGSDSENDTPTTTTTTTTPTAVEWLATGRSRRSTAGNRMKSMLANEEPDSDLELLFAEDDNDEGFTDVGDAGSDVQMDSSSDDEDEQNRGDDLEGEKELEKQARERKLASRKRKAEEAIPAKFRKKVRIDQAAAAAAPAPRPKKKSERTSWLPSPADMPIRASLRQTTMLSKEQLHQQMKERETKRLKQLAVMEKKAKKLAASKKPPMTQAERLAEAASVEKRNAKSLNRWEEAEKAREEERLAKLAALNNRTLKGPVVTYWSGIGKWENHLKHVGRVAEEEKAPRKKREKKDKGDKAKGKEKDEKEPKKEGGSTAGAASTSLPPSTCPDGQAEAKPDAPLASPAPADPGNQQQSRVPNPPSPTATAPPEVTPIVKEEDRPRVMAPPPIPPPPTTVSPASSRPEGQSRLMAPPSIPPPPALGSSSPMAPPPLPPPPKTSPPVLAAPVLALPVLAPPLGGIHLVQHTTQPKSNVLAPPNTTQHKSPLSMPAPPPPPSARPPPPPLAPLQPTTQPIQPPAPPKPAPPPMAAPSPPPAPAAPPAPEEPPPSEVARNAFILRNFDEELVRDKTVQTQILFGRRMDRLAKPAPRPVCVITAHPARYRDPETGLPYFNAYAYREIQRLRRGEYKWSSLLGAWVGTCTYAARGVPERFLKGGKPKEPNKSKGAGVEPKETDANTVAEATESQEAPNTDKATTPTQEGAVEQPPTGSEGVTVPSPSPSAPQTKVQTQTQTQTQTQTQTQQQPQPPVEAQKQDQGAKPAAAELAPQPGVASVPTVV, from the coding sequence ATGGCTGCGAATCCAATCGAAGCCAAACCTTCGTCGCGCGACGAGTCTTCGGACTCTGGAAGCGGAAGCGACAGCGAAAATGAtaccccgacgacgacaacgacaacgacgacgccgacagcggTCGAATGGCTAGCGACCGGCCGATCAAGACGGTCCACGGCCGGCAATCGCATGAAGTCGATGCTGGCCAACGAAGAACCCGACTCAGACCTCGAACTGCTATttgccgaagacgacaacgacgaagGCTTCACCgatgtcggcgatgcgggcTCCGACGTACAGATGGACTCGTCatccgacgacgaggacgaacAGAACCGCGGGGATGATTtagagggggaaaaagagCTTGAGAAGCAAGCCAGGGAAAGGAAGCTGGCTTCGCGGAAACGCAAGGCCGAAGAGGCCATCCCCGCCAAGTTCAGAAAGAAGGTCCGCATCGAccaggccgcggcggccgccgccccggcgcCACGAcccaagaagaagtcggAGCGGACGAGCTGGCTGCCCTCTCCGGCCGACATGCCCATCCGCGCCTCGCTGCGTCAGACCACCATGCTCAGCAAGGAGCAGCTGCACCAGCAGATGAAGGAGCGCGAGACGAAGCGGTTGAAGCAGTTGGCCgtgatggagaagaaggccaagaagctcgcgGCGTCGAAGAAGCCCCCCATGACGCAAGCCGAACGACTGGCGGAGGCTGCTTCGGTGGAGAAGCGGAACGCGAAGTCGCTCAACAGATGGGAAGAGGCTGAGAAGGCGCGCGAAGAGGAGCGCCTCGCTAAATTAGCGGCCCTGAACAACCGGACGCTCAAGGGACCCGTGGTCACCTACTGGAGCGGCATAGGCAAGTGGGAAAACCACCTGAAGCATGTGGGCagggtggccgaggaggagaaggctcCCCGGAAGAagcgggagaagaaggacaagggcgacaaggcgaagggcaaggagaaggacgagaaagagcccaagaaggaggggggctCGACAGCCGGCgcagcctcgacgtcgtTACCACCATCGACGTGCCCGGATgggcaggccgaggccaagcccGACGCGCCGTTGGCTTCTCCGGCTCCAGCAGATCCGGGAAATCAACAACAAAGCCGTGTCCCCAACCCTCCCTCGCCAACAGCCACGGCACCGCCGGAGGTCACGCCGATTGTGAAGGAGGAAGACCGCCCTCGCGTGATGGCACCTCCCCCCAtcccgccaccgccgacgacggtctcGCCAGCATCGTCACGGCCCGAGGGCCAATCCAGGCTGATGGCACCACCCTCGATCCCTCCACCTCCGGCACtaggctcgtcgtcgcccatgGCCCCTCCGCCCCTACCTCCTCCGCCCAAAACCTCGCCACCTGTCCTGGCAGCTCCGGTGCTCGCGCTTCCGGTTCTGGCTCCGCCTTTGGGTGGCATACACCTCGTTCAGCACACAACACAGCCAAAGTCCAACGTGCTCGCGCCGCCCAACACGACGCAGCACAAATCTCCTCTCTCGATgcctgcccctccccctccgccatCAGCGAGGCCACCACCTCCCCCATTAGCACCGCTCCAACCAACAACCCAACCAATCCAGCCTCCCGCTCCGCCGAAAcccgctccgccgccgatggccgcCCCCTCTCCGCCACCTGCGCCTGCAgccccgccggcgccggaagAGCCACCCCCGAGCGAGGTCGCGCGCAACGCGTTCATCCTCCGCAACTTTGACGAAGAGCTCGTTCGCGACAAGACGGTCCAAACCCAAATCCTGTTCGGGCGGCGGATGGACCGTCTTGCGAAGCCGGCACCCCGCCCCGTGTGTGTCATCACCGCTCACCCGGCCCGCTACCGCGACCCCGAGACGGGCCTGCCTTACTTCAACGCCTACGCGTACCGGGAGATCCAACGCCTCCGACGCGGCGAGTACAAATGGAGCAGCCTCCTTGGTGCATGGGTCGGCACCTGCACCTACGCTGCCCGCGGTGTGCCAGAAAGGTTTCTGAAGGGGGGCAAACCCAAGGAGCCTAATAAGTCGAAGGGGGCGGGGGTGGAGCCGAAGGAGACTGACGCCAACACCGTCGCGGAGGCCACCGAGAGCCAGGAAGCCCCGAACACGGACAAGGCCACAACACCCACCCAGGAGGGTGCAGTGGAACAGCCGCCGACGGGGTCGGAGGGCGTGACGGTGCcctcgccgtcaccgtcggcgccccaAACAAAGGTacagacgcagacgcagacgcagacgcagacgcagacgcagacgcaacaacagccgcagccgccggtCGAAGCTCAGAAGCAAGACCAGGGTGCGAAACCGGCTGCAGCCGAGCTTGCTCCGCAGCCCGGTGTGGCCTCGGTCCCCACCGTCGTCTGA
- a CDS encoding Putative fatty acid hydroxylase, with protein MVNETIPPTMATNFTSMAGDLPPLPAYTLKPYADIIPGLPDVYLRIFLPIVVYWVLSMFFHLIDVYDIWPQYRLHTPEEITKRNHVSRYEVARDVVLQQLIQICMSIFLEYIDDEQLTGSEDYDVAVWATRVRIAQRALPTFLGLLGLNAASISKNMSASHPFIAGALAGGHYPFLTAELDGSHAVVPAFAAWELLVAKAIYWLVIPGLQLFAAISILDTWQYFLHRLMHVNKWMYTTFHSRHHRLYVPYAYGALYNHPFEGFLLDTLGAGMGFLLTGMSARQGLLFFCLSTIKTVDDHCGYSLPWDPLQHITSNNAAYHDIHHQTWGIKTNFSQPFFTFWDRALDTRYRGDRQNRILAAKGKGAAVEAKSE; from the exons ATGGTGAACGAAACGATCCCACCCACGATGGCGACAAACTTCACGTCCATGGCCGGCGACctcccgccgctgccggcctaCACCCTCAAGCCCTACGCCGACATCATTCCCGGCCTGCCCGACGTCTACCTGCGCATCTTCCTGCCCATCGTCGTGTACTGGGTCCTGTCCATGTTCTTCCACCTGATCGACGTCTACGACATATGGCCGCAGTACCGCCTGCACACCCCCGAGGAGATTACCAAGCGCAACCACGTCTCCCGCTACGAGGTCGCCCGCGACGTCGTCCTTCAGCAACTAATCCAGATCTGCATGTCCATCTTCCTCGAGTacatcgacgacgaacaGCTCACCGGCAGCGAGGACTatgacgtcgccgtctggGCCACCCGCGTCCGCATCGCCCAGCGCGCCCTGCCCAccttcctcggcctgctcggcctcAATGCCGCCTCCATTTCCAAGAACATGTCGGCTTCGCACCCCTTCAttgccggcgccctcgccggggGGCACTACCCCTTCCTCACCGCCGAGCTCGATGGGTCGCACGCCGTCGTTCCGGCCTTCGCTGCTTGGGAACTGCTCGTCGCAAAGGCCATCTACTGGCTCGTCATCCCGGGGCTCCagctcttcgccgccatctcgatCCTCGACACATGGCAGTACTTTCTCCACCGCCTCATGCACGTCAACAAGTGGATGTACA CAACCTTCCACTCGAGACACCACCGCCTGTACGTGCCCTACGCCTACGGCGCCCTCTACAACCACCCGTTCGAgggcttcctcctcgacaccctcggcgccggcatgggCTTCCTCCTGACCGGCATGAGCGCGAGGCAGGGACTGCTGTTCTTCTGCCTCTCGACCATCAAGACCGTCGACGACCACTGCGGCTACTCGCTGCCGTGGGACCCCCTTCAGCACATTACGAGCAACAACGCCGCCTACCACGACATCCACCACCAGACATGGGGCATCAAGACCAACTTCTCCCAGCCTTTCTTCACTTTCTGGGACCGCGCCCTCGACACGCGATACAGGGGCGACAGGCAGAACCGCATCCTGGCCGCCAAGGGTAAGGGGGCAGCAGTGGAGGCCAAGTCCGAATGA
- a CDS encoding Putative translationally controlled tumor protein, with translation MIIYKDILTGDEIISDSYDLKDIDGVVFEADCAMITEGAVSVDTGANASAEEADEGVEDTEVKVNNIVHSFRYQSTQFDKKSFLSYLKGYMKAVKTALQEKNAPAEKITAFEKGAQAYVKEKLLPNFKDLEFYTGESMNPDGMVVLLNYREDGVTPYIIVWQHGLEGMKV, from the exons ATGATTATCTACAAG GACATCCTCACCGGAGACGAGATCATCTCGGACTCCTACGACCTTAAGGACATCGATGGCGTCGTGTTCGAGGCCGACTGCGCCATGATCACTGAGGGCGCCGTCAGCGTCG ACACCGGCGCCAACGCCTCTGCtgaggaggccgacgagggtgtTGAGGACaccgaggtcaaggtcaacaACATTGTCCACTCTTTCCGTTACCAGTCGACCCAGTTCGACAAGAAGAGCTTCTTGAGCTACCTCAAGG GCTACATGAAGGCTGTCAAGACCGCCCTCCAGGAGAAGAATGCTCCCGCCGAGAAGATCACCGCCTTCGAGAAGGGCGCCCAGGCCTacgtcaaggagaagctcctCCCCAACTTCAAGGACCTGGAGTTCTACACCGGCGAGTCGATGAACCCCGACGGAAT GGTCGTCCTCCTCAACTACCGTGAGGATGGTGTCACCCCCTACATCATCGTCTGGCAGCACGGTCTCGAGGGCATGAAGGTTTAA